The following coding sequences lie in one Rutidosis leptorrhynchoides isolate AG116_Rl617_1_P2 chromosome 6, CSIRO_AGI_Rlap_v1, whole genome shotgun sequence genomic window:
- the LOC139854255 gene encoding uncharacterized protein, which yields MASATSTHSMESTTTSCQELKRKSDDIGWDYAILVDPTNLQKVQCKLCGKVISAGINRLKQHIAGIKGNVQICTKATDTDKLKCQHAIDGQRCKKKAKQDNDEALRGEVRIHRNNLIDLDEMEDVLGHLKSARSFGPMNRFTTFDKGKSKQSDLENVLRKEQLSIIKDYIARWFYECAIPFHTVEKDSFKLMMEAVGQFGPTIETPTRYELGEPLLKKEINRTKGVLKQYEDEWKATGCSIMTDAWTDRKRRSIMNLCVNSKLGTVFLSSKESSNVAHTKEHIYDYIESCIVQVGPENVVQVVTDNAANNMGAAKMLKLRRPTIFWTSCAAHTINLMLEAIGALSVYKPTLEEARKITVFIYAHHKSLALMSLLDKKEQLRHMFTSENWDKLALSKTKKGKDIRALVLENQTWTGVIKCLKVFSPLVKLLRMVDADWKPSMGFIHAELKKAQQEIKDALNNDMTAYGPIMDITSTKMNGRLDTCLHLAAYVLNPFYFYNDINVQHDVIANDAVVELVETLFPDDIEMQKKIVMEEFPIYKGKLGKFDRPLAIKGCEVNDDKYDPANWWASFGVSTPHLRTIAIRILSLTTSSSGCERNWSTFEAIHTKKRNRLETEKLNNLVYVQFNANLIVKNKKRKQRGKEEDFESDEEEINEDEDYEYESDGVQIFDSYADFDDHEE from the exons ATGGCATCAGCAACATCAACGCATTCGATGGAATCTACGACTACGAGTTGTCAAGAACTTAAAAGGAAATCTGATGATATTGGTTGGGATTATGCAATTTTAGTAGATCCAACTAATCTTCAAAAGGTGCAATGTAAGTTATGTGGTAAGGTTATATCCGCAGGGATTAATAGATTGAAACAACATATTGCGGGTATAAAGGGAAATGTTCAAATATGTACTAAAGCCACTGACACTGATAAACTTAAATGTCAACATGCTATTGATGGTCAAAGATGTAAAAAGAAAGCTAAACAAGATAATGATGAAGCTTTGAGAGGGGAAGTGAGAATTCATAGAAATAATCTCATAGACCTTGATGAGATGGAAGATGTACTTGGCCATTTGAAGTCGGCACGTTCTTTTGGTCCAATGAACAGATTTACTACATTTGATAAGGGAAAGAGCAAACAAAGTGATCTTGAGAAcgtgttgagaaaagaacaactgagTATTATCAAGGATTATATAGCTAGGTGGTTTTATGAATGTGCCATTCCATTTCACACGGTCGAGAAGGATAGTTTCAAACTCATGATGGAGGCGGTCGGTCAATTTGGACCTACGATTGAAACTCCAACTAGATATGAGCTGGGGGAACCTTTATTAAAAAAGGAGATTAATAGAACAAAAGGTGTGTTGAAACAATATGAAGATGAATGGAAGGCAACTGGATGCTCCATTATGACTGATGCTTGGACCGATAGAAAAAGAAGGAGTATTATGAATTTATGTGTAAATTCGAAGTTGGGTACTGTTTTCTTGTCATCCAAAGAATCTTCTAATGTCGCTCACACAAAAGAGCACATATATGATTATATTGAGAGTTGCATTGTACAAGTTGGTCCTGAAAATGTAGTGCAAGTTGTGACTGATAATGCTGCTAATAACATGGGAGCAGCAAAGATGTTAAAGCTGAGAAGGCCAACAATCTTTTGGACATCATGTGCTGCTCATACAATCAATCTTATGCTTGAAG CTATTGGTGCGCTATCAGTTTATAAACCAACACTTGAAGAGGCAAGAAAAATAACGGTGTTTATTTATGCCCACCATAAATCATTGGCTCTAATGAG TCTACTGGATAAAAAAGAGCAGCTAAGACATATGTTTACAAGTGAAAACTGGGACAAATTAGCATTATCCAAGACGAAGAAAGGGAAAGACATTCGTGCGTTGGTGCTTGAGAACCAAACTTGGACCGGGGTGATAAAATGCCTAAAAGTCTTTTCACCTTTAGTCAAACTTCTACGAATGGTAGATGCCGATTGGAAGCCTTCCATGGGTTTTATACATGCCGAGCTTAAAAAGGCGCAACAAGAAATCAAGGATGCCTTGAACAACGATATGACAGCTTATGGTCCTATCATGGATATCACCTCAACTAAAATGAATGGTAGACTTGATACATGCCTACATTTGGCGGCCTATGTTTTGAACCCATTTTACTTTTATAACGATATAAATGTCCAACATGATGTCATTGCCAACGACGCTGTTGTTGAACTTGTAGAGACATTATTTCCTGATGATATTGAGATGCAAAAAAAGATAGTGATGGAGGAGTTTCCGATTTACAAGGGTAAACTAGGAAAGTTTGATCGGCCACTTGCAATCAAAGGATGTGAGGTGAACGATGATAAATATGATCCGG CAAATTGGTGGGCAAGTTTTGGTGTATCAACTCCTCATTTGAGAACGATTGCTATAAGAATACTTTCTCTAACCACTAGCTCATCCGGATGTGAAAGAAATTGGAGCACTTTTGAAGCG ATTCATACCAAAAAGAGAAATAGACTTGAGACCGAAAAGTTGAACAATCTTGTTTATGTTCAATTTAATGCAAATTTAATTGTGAAAAACAAGAAAAGAAAGCAGAGAGGCAAAGAA GAAGATTTTGAGTCTGATGAAGAAGAAATCAATGAAGATGAAGATTATGAATATGAGTCGGATGGAGTTCAAATCTTTGATTCATATGCAGACTTTGATGACCATGAAGAATGA